The Arachis duranensis cultivar V14167 chromosome 9, aradu.V14167.gnm2.J7QH, whole genome shotgun sequence genomic sequence TCCACGTTAAATGAATTATTCGAATTTCTGATAATAGAATTTAGATACTAATAACTTAATcagataaaagataaataaataagtaaatctAGGTTTATAGGAGTATCCATTAAATTAAAGTAGTGTATGGGAGCATCAAGTAATACACTGTACACAGTGCCTTTGATTGCATCAACTGTTTCGTATTCTACAATGAATTGGTCTCGTCTACATGTTCATAATTATACTATGTTTTATATTCGCATGACAAGGACACAATATCTAATACTAGCATTTTATTGGAACCAGCACATATAATTGGCAACCTCTTTAGTGGTTCAACTTTATTTTaatgtcaaatcaaatcatTCCAAGCAACTAGAGACTCTGTACATTTCACATCACACAGTTAGTTATAAAGAAAATCTAGCATTAGCTTGAAAGACCTACTTTAACTTTAAGTCTTTTATTAATCGAGATATTTTTCCCTTCATCATTTAGTTGCATACAATGTCGCAACTTCCAATCAAAAAAGACATTTCACCTTATTAATATCTataatctattatatataattaaatcaaatttgtcATGTAATGATAAAATTGACGAGGTGTCTTTGTAGTATTTTACAATTTATCTAAATGTtttaaaccaaatcaattatatcacattaatttaatttaatttatttggtaGTAATAACATGATGGTTATAAATTCAGGGAAAATTTTTCACacattgattatatatatatttctccCTTCTTATATACCAATTCCAACTCCTTTGTATTGTCCTTTTCTATATATCAATTTCAACTTCCATAAACTTGATATTTCTAATATCTGAtacatttgttttttttttaataaatatcaattttgacgactaaattttttaactggttcttcaaattcatagtttttttattttaatttttttaatttaaaattatttatattaattctcAAAATTCAGTTTTCACAccatattaatttttgaactctTTTTAATACTAAATCAGCAATTTAAGTGCTGAACTGATATTGACTTATCACATTGAACacataattaaataatgttattttattttagcacttaaataagacaaaaaagTATTGAAATAAGACAAAAACAAGAAGAGAATTGAAAGAAGAGTTTATATAATGTGTAATCATTATATTTCACTTCATTATTTAAAACggccttatttttattttatttaagaactaaaataaaaaaaaacgcTATTATCTATGTATCTAACATGACAAATCAGAATTAACTTAACATTTTATTCGTTAACTCATGCTAAAAAAGATTCACAAACCAATATAATACCTAAAATTAAATCTcgaaaatcaatttaataaacTTTAAATATAAAAGACTAAAACGATAAAAATTATAAGTTTCAAAAACCGCTATAAAAATTTAGTTCAATTGTGACACTATACACTTGTCTTATGCCTAATAATTTAGATCCCACTATTGATATATACTTTTATAGTAATTAATAAactttgtatgtttttctatggGTTACGGCGTTACGCTAATCTTAAGTGGTGAATTAATACTAAGATTTAATTGATATGAAAAATATgcacacaaaaaattaattacaaaaaaataagttaatatatatttatatattattaaatttatttttgatattttaaagaCAAGTTTAATatcgaaaatattttaaattttggacTTAATTGTgactttgtaaaatttttatggTATTAATGATGGTATGTTTtctgtttaaaaaataaaaagaaaaaaaataaatatattatagattttcatatattatcCCCAAACATTAATTTAGTTATAATCATCAATCAACttgttttattcattttatttcttttcatttaacCTATAGTTAATTGGTCATTATTGGAGAAGATATATGAAATCGGACAATTATAGAGCGGATTTGGTTGAAACAATTATCATAAAATTGGACGTGCTTTGTATATGATTTCAATATAAATAGGACAGGATTCTTTATCATTTAAGGGTTGAGTTAAAGAATATGACTTTTATAATGTTAATTTATTATAGGATGGCTTAATTATTACTTCTTAACTTACGCTTCCATGTAACCATGTATATAAACTTAATTATTTCATTGAAGAAATCCCttaattagaataattatttaacaaGATCCTTGCACACACTTTAAaggcttttttatttaaataaatgaaataGATCAGAATCCAATTTTAGTTGATTTTCTTAGAACAAATTTTTAAacgtatttttttaatattatataaatcatcttttttaatattatataaatcatcctagaatgataaaaattataaaatatgttaaatatGACGCCTTAAGACGATTTATGCATGTATTACTAAATTCGAAACTACCATAAATCATGCTAAGATGTCCATAGTTACAAGTTGACTATAAATCATGCCACTCTGTTAAAATTTACGTGATTTTGAGCTCAGCACAAAGATTTACTAAGATCATCTGAAACCCTAACAACTCTGGCACGATTTACGTTATATTTGCTAAACCTAATAGACCTGCCACAATTCACATGCAACATGGTAATCCTAAAGAGTCTAGAACAATTTATGATGATAAAAACTCTATAAATAAATGAGTGTGACGTAAACAAATCACACTTGAAGTTTTGTGAGTTTAGAGAGAGATGACTGagagtatatttttgttagttcaTCATCAAAGAAGATTAATGAAAATACAAGTGAAGGTGTTGTGTTTTCTAGTAAAAAGCAAATAGGTGTGTTTGTAAATCCGTCAACGACTTTGATAAAATTACATAGTAGTATATTATAGAAGGCAGAAAAGTGTGGCAAAAAACGTGTGAAGCAATTATTTTTTCGTATTCCTATATCACTGAGGCAATGTTATGTTAAGTTTGGAAGTATAAGATGGTTGGCAATGGCGACATGCGAGTTATATTCCACAGTCAAGCAAGATTTTTTGACTTGGGCGCTATGGAGTTGTTTGCCAGAATGGTTGATGTAGAGGGTAGTTCTGGTAGATCCGTTCCGAATCCGCCAACTGGCGTCATAGAAGGGAGTTACGCTACCATTCCTACTGAGCAATCGGTGACTCCTTTTGTTTCATTCCTATCATTTGCGGTTGATTTGCCTGTTACGGCAGATGATTTGGGTGATGGCGTAGCTTCAGACAACTCATAGTTGCAATGGGAGCAGCACCTGTAGTAGAGAATGGCATCAAACCCCAGTtcattagtaaataattaactgataaattaattatgagccaagaaaattaaaaaattaaattttataatttgaagaagtaaaaatatttaaaatacgaattaaaacactaattttaaaaatttttgctCTAAATTAGACCAATAGACTAAACCGGTTAAACCGGGTCCAtattgggcccaaggcccaacctATATAAGCCTCCATCAGCCATCCTTCCCTTCGTTCATAGTGAAACACATTGAGGAGAGGAAGAGAAGGATCAAAATCTAACCACTATTCACCCCAAATTTCAATTGCTCATAACTTTCAATTCGGAGCTCCGATCGCTgtaccgtttgtggccacgcaaTTATCTTGAAGAGCTCTTCAATTCTATCCAAACAAAATAGTAAGGATCTCCAAATTTCTTGTCCAGTTCTgcattccttttattttctcattttttgttTAGATATTGAGAGTTTTTAATGATTTTGGTGGTTTAGGTGCAATCTAACATTGGGTGATTGTTGGATTTCATCCCAATCATCAATGGATAAGGTAAGGAATAACTAAACCttttatgaatttttgaattggTAAACCATAGTATTGATATGATAAAATTGTATGAAATTAGATTGTATACAtgtgaattaaaatcaaatcagtGAATTGGAGTGCTTGGAATAAAGCTTTGGTGGCTTGAACTTGTTGGTTTGATTTGGAGACTTGGAGGCATGTGAAGTAAAGGTTTTGGTGGTACTTTGAGCTTGGGAGAAATCGGGAAAGGtataattttgatttcttgtagATAGTATATAAGGTTGTgtaaaacttaggctagttatCCATAAGATAGGTTGAATTGTgtgaattattgattttattgagaTTTGAGGATGTATGTTGATTGAGAGTGAAATGAGCTGTATGATGGAACTTTAATATGATGCTATGTGAATGATAGTTGCTGATGTGATAATGATTGATAATAATTGTTGGGATTGTTGGAATTATGCGCGAAAATGTTTCAATGAATCGAAGAACTTAGGTGTTGAAATGATTGTGAAGTGATTGAAGAGCTGTGATAATGTGTAGGAGTATTGGTATTGATTTTGGTGTGAttggtttggttttggattGAGAGATTTGAAAACTAGAGGATTTGgaaaattttggtgaaaacCTATTTTTAACCAAACTTCAACGGGTCATAACTCGGTTTTCGAACTCCCAAATTTAGTGAAATTAGATTCAAATGAAAATTGGGTCTATGGAGTTGATAACATGTGGAGAACGGatggaaaataatttttcaCGAAAAAATTATGTGCGTTTAAAGATTGGTATGAAAAGTTGATTTCTGCAGTAAAACAACTTTTTAAGAAAATTGATAAGCGTGTGCACGTGATAGTGTTCGTGACGCGAGAATTGGGCTGTACCCATTACTCTCACGTAGCAGACAGATGCATGTACACGCGACACtgtcattcttcaaatctcgcATACGCAGCAATGCCACGTGATGCAGGGAACCTCTTCTGACTAGCATGCTCGCGTATGTGCAAGTGACTCGTGTACGCGGCATGTGTTAACTTTCAAATCTCGCTACGCGGGTGgcatgcatacgcatgaccACCCTATTTTGCCAAAGAtgtatttttaagttttcaaacaTTTCCTAACTTTTCAAACCTCTATAAATCTTGTTTAAGGTCTGATAGCTAGTTTTTAGGCTTCGGAATAAGAGTGAACATATTGAGAGAGTTAGACTGATATTGATGGGGGGGTTTGTGAAGTGAACACAATTCCCTTTACGAGCTCTTCAATTCTATCCGAACAAAGTAGTAAGGATCTCTGAATTTCTTGTCCAATTTTccattccttttattttctcattttttgttTAGATATTGAgaggtttttattattttggtgATTTAGGTGCAATCTAACATTGGGTGATTATTGGATTTTATCCCAATCACCAGTGGATAAGGTAAGGAACAACTAAACCtttgtgaatttttgaattggtAAACCATAGTATTGATATGATAAAATTGTATGAAATTAGATTGTATACATGAGAATTGAAGTCAAATCAGTGAATTTGAGTGCTTGGAATAAAGCTTTGGTGGCTTGAACTTGTTGGTTTGATTTGGACACTTGGAGGCATGTGAAGTAAAGGATTTGGTGGTACTTTGAGCTTGggagaaatcggccaaggtatgattttggtttattgtagatAGTATATAAGGTTGTGTGAAAGTTAGGCTAGTTATCCATAAGATAGGTTGAATTGTGTGAATTGTAGATTTTATTGAGAATTGAGGGTGTGTGTTGATTGAGGGTGAAATGAGTTGTATGATGGAACTTTAATATGATGCTATGTGAATGATAGTTGCTGATGTGATAATGATTGATAATAATTGTTGGGATTGTTGGAATTATGTGTGAAAATGTTTGAAAGAATTGAAGAAGTTAGGTGTTGAAATGATTGTGAAGTGATTGAAGAGCATGTGATAATGTGTAGGAATATTGGTATTGATTTTGGTgaaattggtttggttttggattGAGAGTTTTGAAAACTAGAGGGTTTGACAATTTTTGgtgaaaacatatttttaaccAAACTTCAATGGGTCATAACTTGGTTTTCGGACTCCTAAATTTGGTGAAACTAGATTCAAATGAAAATTGGATCTGTGGAGTTGATAACGTGTGGAGAACGgacagaaaataatttttcacgaaaaagttatgcgcgttTAAACTTTGGTATGAAAAGTTGATTTCTGCAGTAAAACAACTTTTTCTAAGAAAATTGATAAGCGTGTGTATGCGGGAGTGTTCGTGACGCGAGAATTGGGCTGTACCCATTACTCTCATGTAGCAGATAGATGCATGCACACGCTACActatcattcttcaaatcttgcGTATGTAACACTCCAATTACCCTAAACTTTACCTCTAGGCGTAAggcaaaggttaatcagagaTTATGACAGttctaaggcttatacatatCTACTACTTGTATAATTGGCGTGGCTCATTAAGCCAGGTGTCGCTCTCACGTtaatttgaaagaaaataatgaaGAAGTTGATTGCTAAAGGTAAAgcttattctctctggttctgCGCTGctccttctctctcccttctaaGTTTCTCACTCTCTGTCTCTCCTCCTTCCTTCATCGTGTCAGTGTATCAATCTCTCTATGGATCTCCTTCTTCCTAGTAAAAGCCAACAGAACCGGCTGcttcaaaccctaaaccctaaaccctgccCCCTTTTCCATTCTTACTCTCACACACAAAACACATCGAAAGCCGAAACCCAACCCGCAAAATTCTAGGGTTTGTGTTTGTGGTTCCATAATGTCTCAGAACGGGAAGCTCATCCCAAATCTCGACCAGCACAGCACCAAGCTCCTCAACATCACTGTTCTTCAGTGCATCGATTCCTTCGTCGAGGAAATCCTCATCACCACTGCACACATCACCTTCTACGAGTTCAACATCGACCTCTACCAATGGGTTCGTTCCTTTATAATCTCCTTCCTTTCATCGATTCCATTCTTTATCTCTCTTTCTCTAacgctttctctctcttctttctgcGATTACCATTTGCAGAGCCGTAAGGACGTCGAGGGATCCCTCTTCGTAGTCAAAAGGTCTACTTTTTGTTCCTTTTCCTTCATCATATCACAACAATTCATGAATTCCACGATCCGAttactttttgtttgattttttcaagAACACGCAACCACGATTTCAGTTTATTGTAATGAACCGTTGCTTCTGTGAATCTTCCCCATTATTGCACTCTGATTTGCTCACCAGAACAGGTTAGATATCGGATGCTTCGTCGTcatattttttaggatttctttgattttgtttcaaataaatGTTAATTACTATTATGTATATTGTGATCTGTTGGtatatgaaaatatataagagatTAATTGAGTATCCAGCTGGATTCTGATATGAGATTGCATCGCTGTTAGGGAAACAGAAATGAGTTCAGAACATCTACAagaaaattaagttaaataatttttcttcttgcttatatttatataaattatatttaatttgttctttttttttgtggtttaataatattttttctgagATAATGCATATTTTAGAACGAGTGAAATGAGAAGAACAGGTTGATTGTAGAAAGCGAAAAAGCTTTTGGCTTTTTTTGAAGTTAAAGATTGGTTTCTGATATATATTTAATGGTtctaatattttatatgctaaaatttttgcttttttatgg encodes the following:
- the LOC127741580 gene encoding mRNA-decapping enzyme-like protein, with the protein product MSQNGKLIPNLDQHSTKLLNITVLQCIDSFVEEILITTAHITFYEFNIDLYQWSRKDVEGSLFVVKSSILHGVSASQSIGIVGSGKNIGIEEDFLKLTPRCTVKSLDDNNRVEPV